Proteins encoded together in one Triticum dicoccoides isolate Atlit2015 ecotype Zavitan chromosome 7B, WEW_v2.0, whole genome shotgun sequence window:
- the LOC119338524 gene encoding ABC transporter C family member 10-like → MDSLTNEEVADSESQVTPFAKAGFFSKMSFWWLNPLIKVGYKKPLEDKDMPLLGATDRAHNQYLMFMEELNGKKQSQSQATPSFLWTIVSCHKRAILVSGFFALLKVLAVSTGPIILKEFINVSLGKGTFKYEGCVLAGLMFICKCCESLSQRQWYFRTRRIGLQVKSLLSAAIYKKQQKLSNAAKMKHSSGNIMNYVTVDAHQIGEFPYWFHQTWSTSVQLCIALAILYYAVGAAMISSLVIIIMIVLCNVPFARLQHKFKSKLMEAQDARLKAMCESFVHMKVLKLYAWESHFKKVIEGLREVEYKWLSAFQFRRAYNAFLFCNVFTFVAALSLVQEPVRLIPDAIGFVIQAKVAFARISNFLDAPELNGQVRKKSYVGIDYPVPIAMNSCSFSWDENTSNPTLKNINLVVKGGEKIAICGEVGSGKSTLLAAVLGEVRKTEGMIQVYRKIAYVSQNAWIQSGTVQDNILFGSSMDGERYHNTLVRCSLVKDIEMLPYGDCTQIGERGVHLSGGQKQRVQLARALYQNADIYLLDDPFSAVDAHTATSLFNEYVLSALSDKTVLLVTHQVDFLPVFDSILFMSDGEIIRSAPYQDLLTDCEKFIGLVNSHKDTIGAVDLNKNIPPQRSKEVSKKVTDDIHGSRNTESVKPSQENQLIKEEERETGDAGFKPYMIYLRQHKGFLYFSLCMFFHIIFIAGQISQNSWMAANVQNPHVSSDLSLVDLDVPFSFVFSLGAIFNAYSNLGVLVVITWQVLFVSVPMIVLAIWLQRYYLASAKELMRINGTTKSAVANHLGESISGAITIRAFEEEDRFFSTNLDLVDKNASPYFYNFAATEWLIQRLEIMSAAVLSFSAFVMALLPQRLENSIKIILE, encoded by the exons ATGGATTCCCTCACAA ACGAAGAGGTAGCTGATTCTGAGAGTCAAGTGACTCCCTTTGCTAAAGCTGGGTTTTTCAGCAAGATGTCATTTTGGTGGTTGAATCCTCTAATAAAGGTGGGCTACAAGAAACCCCTTGAAGACAAAGACATGCCACTTCTAGGCGCCACAGATCGAGCACATAACCAGTACTTGATGTTCATGGAGGAGCTGAACGGCAAGAAGCAGTCGCAGTCACAAGCCACACCATCTTTCTTATGGACTATTGTTTCTTGTCACAAGCGTGCGATCCTAGTCTCGGGTTTCTTTGCTTTGCTCAAGGTTCTTGCCGTATCAACAGGCCCAATAATTCTCAAGGAATTCATCAATGTGTCACTTGGGAAAGGGACCTTCAAATACGAAGGCTGTGTGCTTGCTGGGTTAATGTTCATCTGCAAATGTTGTGAATCATTGTCACAGAGACAGTGGTATTTCCGCACTCGGAGAATAGGATTGCAGGTGAAGTCACTCCTGTCGGCAGCTATTTATAAGAAACAACAGAAGCTATCAAATGCAGCAAAAATGAAGCACTCTTCTGGAAATATTATGAACTATGTGACCGTCGATGCACATCAGATTGGGGAATTCCCATACTGGTTCCATCAAACATGGTCAACAAGTGTTCAGCTTTGCATTGCTCTGGCAATTCTATACTATGCAGTTGGTGCTGCAATGATTTCATCTTTGGTTATCATCATTATGATCGTACTGTGTAACGTTCCATTTGCCAGACTGCAACACAAATTTAAGAGTAAACTTATGGAAGCACAAGATGCGAGATTGAAGGCCATGTGTGAGTCATTTGTTCATATGAAGGTGTTGAAACTTTATGCATGGGAATCTCACTTCAAGAAGGTCATTGAGGGATTGAGAGAGGTTGAGTACAAGTGGTTGTCAGCATTCCAGTTTAGGAGGGCATACAACGCTTTCCTGTTCTG CAATGTCTTCACCTTTGTGGCAGCTCTAAGTCTTGTGCAAGAGCCAGTAAGGTTAATACCAGATGCTATTGGCTTTGTGATACAAGCTAAGGTTGCGTTCGCTCGGATATCGAACTTCCTTGATGCACCTGAGCTAAACGGACAGGTTAGGAAAAAATCCTACGTTGGCATTGATTACCCTGTACCTATAGCGATGAATTCGTGTAGCTTCTCGTGGGATGAGAATACATCAAACCCAACTCTAAAGAATATAAATCTGGTAGTCAAAGGTGGAGAAAAGATTGCGATTTGTGGAGAGGTAGGATCGGGAAAATCGACGCTTTTGGCTGCTGTACTCGGAGAGGTCCGCAAAACTGAAGGCATG ATCCAAGTCTACAGGAAAATAGCATATGTTTCTCAGAATGCATGGATCCAATCTGGGACTGTGCAAGACAATATTCTCTTTGGATCGTCGATGGACGGGGAAAGATACCACAACACACTCGTGAGGTGCTCGTTGGTCAAGGACATTGAAATGTTGCCATATGGAGATTGTACTCAAATTGGGGAGAGAGGAGTACATCTTAGTGGTGGTCAGAAGCAGCGAGTCCAGCTTGCTCGTGCACTATACCAAAATGCAGATATCTATCTTCTTGATGACCCTTTCAGTGCTGTTGATGCACATACAGCCACAAGTCTCTTCAAT GAATATGTCTTGAGTGCTCTATCGGACAAGACTGTCCTTTTGGTGACGCACCAAGTGGATTTTTTACCCGTATTTGACTCCATTTTG TTCATGTCAGATGGAGAGATTATTCGGTCTGCGCCTTATCAAGATCTATTGACAGATTGTGAAAAATTTATAGGCCTTGTAAATTCCCATAAGGATACTATTGGTGCTGTGGATCTTAATAAAAACATACCTCCGCAAAGATCTAAGGAAGTGTCAAAAAAGGTGACAGATGATATTCATGGAAGCAGAAATACAGAGTCTGTGAAGCCATCACAGGAAAACCAACTGATCAAGGAAGAGGAAAGAGAAACAGGGGATGCAGGTTTCAAGCCTTATATGATTTACCTGCGCCAGCACAAAGGCTTCCTCTATTTCTCTTTGTGTATGTTTTTTCACATAATTTTCATAGCTGGGCAAATATCACAGAACTCATGGATGGCTGCTAATGTCCAAAATCCTCAT GTTTCTTCAGATTTGAGCCTTGTTGACCTTGATGTTCCATTTTCATTTGTGTTTAGCCTTGGTGCCATCTTTAATGCATATAGCAATTTAGGTGTATTGGTTGTTATTACATGGCAAGTTCTGTTTGTATCCGTGCCAATGATAGTTTTGGCAATTTGGTTGCAG AGGTACTATCTAGCGTCAGCCAAGGAATTGATGCGGATCAATGGTACTACGAAGTCTGCTGTGGCAAATCACTTAGGTGAATCGATTTCAGGGGCTATAACAATAAGGGCCTTCGAGGAAGAAGATCGTTTCTTTTCTACAAATTTGGATCTTGTCGACAAGAATGCCAGTCCATATTTCTATAATTTTGCAGCAACTGAATGGTTGATTCAACGTCTGGAGATAATGAGTGCCGCAGTTCTTTCTTTTTCTGCCTTTGTCATGGCCCTTCTTCCTCAACGTCTGGAG AACTCTATAAAAATCATTTTGGAATAG